The following coding sequences are from one Gossypium hirsutum isolate 1008001.06 chromosome A12, Gossypium_hirsutum_v2.1, whole genome shotgun sequence window:
- the LOC107951199 gene encoding protein SOB FIVE-LIKE 4: protein MESSEIYGGIEECHSSESGWTMYIGSPIYGGDDSGDGHSEKADDEGVYGVYNHADEDADSDDSMASDASSGPSHKGHRGTTTLYFKHDEEEEDDDKDERNFFSGKKDRKSKEKKHKVGIMKNKQNKQVKKQTPLKTKTSFI from the coding sequence ATGGAGTCTTCCGAAATCTATGGAGGCATCGAGGAATGCCACAGTAGTGAATCAGGGTGGACAATGTACATTGGTTCCCCCATATACGGCGGCGACGACAGCGGCGATGGACACAGTGAAAAAGCTGATGATGAAGGTGTTTATGGTGTCTATAACCATGCTGATGAAGACGCTGACAGTGATGATTCAATGGCGTCTGATGCTTCTTCAGGTCCAAGCCATAAAGGCCACCGTGGAACAACGACGTTATATTTCAAgcatgatgaagaagaagaagatgatgataagGATGAAAGGAATTTCTTTTCGGGCAAGAAAGATAGGAAATCAAAGGAGAAGAAGCATAAGGTTGGGATaatgaaaaacaaacaaaacaaacaaGTGAAGAAACAGACGCCGTTGAAGACCAAAACCAGCTTTATATGA